The Impatiens glandulifera chromosome 3, dImpGla2.1, whole genome shotgun sequence genome contains a region encoding:
- the LOC124932054 gene encoding ras-related protein RABH1e, with the protein MAVVSPLAKYKLVFLGDQSVGKTSIITRFMYDKFDTTYQATIGIDFLSKTMYLEDRTVRLQLWDTAGQERFRSLIPSYIRDSSVAVIVYDVANRQSFLNTSKWVEEVRTERGSDVIIVLVGNKTDLVDKRQVSIEEGDSKARESGVMFIETSAKAGFNIKPLFRKIAGALPGMEALSSTKHDDMVDVNLKPTSNSSNTDQQGGGCAC; encoded by the exons ATGGCGGTCGTCTCACCTTTGGCTAAGTACAAACTCGTCTTCCTCGGCGATCAGTCTGTCGGCAAAACCAGCATCATCACTCGCTTTATGTATGATAAATTTGATACAACCTATCAG GCAACAATTGGCATTGACTTTTTGTCAAAAACGATGTATCTCGAAGATCGTACTGTTCGATTGCAACTCTG GGATACTGCTGGACAAGAACGATTTAGGAGTCTCATTCCAAGCTACATAAGAGATTCGTCTGTTGCTGTAATTGTCTATGATGTCGCTA ATAGACAGTCATTCTTGAACACTTCCAAATGGGTTGAGGAAGTTCGCACAGAACGGGGTAGTGACGTCATAATTGTTCTTGTTGGGAACAAAACTGATCTGGTTGATAAACG GCAAGTGTCAATCGAAGAAGGAGATTCTAAGGCTCGTGAATCTGGGGTGATGTTCATCGAAACCAGTGCGAAAGCGGGCTTTAACATAAAG CCATTGTTTAGAAAGATTGCTGGGGCATTACCAGGGATGGAAGCCTTGTCATCCACAAAACATGATGACATGGTTGATGTGAATTTGAAGCCAACATCCAATTCATCCAACACAGACCAGCAAGGGGGAGGCTGTGCTTGCTAA
- the LOC124932055 gene encoding uncharacterized protein LOC124932055 isoform X2 gives MAVDSSNEVEDLNSLLVLPEQGCADSQLDSQVTIPPNTFKGEVCQDSTVKSEAYSNKQMENKDSSYSSCLVKDIEIGNAETLKNNDKAMEKLKADTPLTKVLQRQISFQISEKVMQLLMDDSLVLPKFASKDKCVTERTHDNRARKYKRSTSFNSRRVVLLFSLLSSLGTLVLIYLTLRVRYMSNSG, from the exons ATGGCGGTTGACTCGTCCAATGAG GTTGAAGACTTAAATAGTCTACTTGTCTTGCCTGAGCAAGGGTGTGCTGATTCACAGCTTGATTCACAAGTAACAATTCCTCCAAACACATTCAAGGGTGAGGTGTGCCAGGATTCGACAGTGAAAAGTGAAGCTTACTCCAATAAGCAAATGGAAAACAAAGATTCCTCCTATTCAAGTTGTCTTGTGAAGGATATTGAGATTGGGAATGCAGAGACGCTTAAAAACAATGACAAAGCTATGGAGAAGCTGAAAGCTGATACTCCCCTAACT AAGGTACTGCAGCGACAGATAAGCTTCCAAATAAGCGAGAAAGTCATGCAGCTGTTGATGGATGACAGCCTTGTTCTACCCAAATTTGCCTCTAAAG ATAAATGTGTGACTGAAAGGACTCATGATAACAGAGCAAGGAAATACAAGAGATCTACTTCATTTAATTCTCGAAGAGTGGTTCTACTTTTCTCATTGCT GTCAAGTTTGGGAACGCTGGTGCTGATATACTTGACTCTAAGGGTTAGATATATGTCTAATAGTGGGTGA
- the LOC124932055 gene encoding uncharacterized protein LOC124932055 isoform X1 — MAANLINEVEDLNSLLVLPEQGCADSQLDSQVTIPPNTFKGEVCQDSTVKSEAYSNKQMENKDSSYSSCLVKDIEIGNAETLKNNDKAMEKLKADTPLTKVLQRQISFQISEKVMQLLMDDSLVLPKFASKDKCVTERTHDNRARKYKRSTSFNSRRVVLLFSLLSSLGTLVLIYLTLRVRYMSNSG; from the exons ATGGCGGCAAATTTGATCAATGAG GTTGAAGACTTAAATAGTCTACTTGTCTTGCCTGAGCAAGGGTGTGCTGATTCACAGCTTGATTCACAAGTAACAATTCCTCCAAACACATTCAAGGGTGAGGTGTGCCAGGATTCGACAGTGAAAAGTGAAGCTTACTCCAATAAGCAAATGGAAAACAAAGATTCCTCCTATTCAAGTTGTCTTGTGAAGGATATTGAGATTGGGAATGCAGAGACGCTTAAAAACAATGACAAAGCTATGGAGAAGCTGAAAGCTGATACTCCCCTAACT AAGGTACTGCAGCGACAGATAAGCTTCCAAATAAGCGAGAAAGTCATGCAGCTGTTGATGGATGACAGCCTTGTTCTACCCAAATTTGCCTCTAAAG ATAAATGTGTGACTGAAAGGACTCATGATAACAGAGCAAGGAAATACAAGAGATCTACTTCATTTAATTCTCGAAGAGTGGTTCTACTTTTCTCATTGCT GTCAAGTTTGGGAACGCTGGTGCTGATATACTTGACTCTAAGGGTTAGATATATGTCTAATAGTGGGTGA